The sequence below is a genomic window from Thalassomonas haliotis.
CTGTTTGCTCTGCGATCGGGATAAATTCTACCGGCGATACCTGGCCCAGTTTAGGGTTGAACCAACGTAATAAAGCTTCAGCCCCTGTTATCTGCCCGCTGCTGACATTCACCTGCACCTGGTAAACCACTTCAAATTCCTTGCGCTGCAATGCGCCACGAATTTCTTGTTCCAGCTCAAGTCGCCTGGAGACGTCCCGGTTCATTTCCTCGTTAAAATACGAATAAGTATTACGTCCCAACCCTTTTGCCTGATACATTGCCATATCGGCATTACGTAACAAGATAGAAGAGTCACGTCCGTCCTCAGGGTAAACGGCTATGCCGGCGGTTGCCGTGAGGATCAACTCGCGGCCGTCAATATAAAATGCCCGGTGAAATTGTTGCAACACTTTTTCAACGATGGGCTTGGCATCAACACCTCCCGACAAGCCACCCAGCAAAATAATAAATTCATCCCCACCAAGGCGACCGACAATATCAACCTGGCGTATCACGCCTTGTAAGCGACCGGCTGCTTCAACCAATACTTTGTCGCCAACTTCATGTCCCAGGGAATCATTAATTTTTTTGAAATCGTCTAAATCAATAAACAGTACCGCTACTTGATGACCCGATCGCTGTGCTTCATTTAAGGTGTGCGTCAACCTTTCAAGTGCTAGAAAACGATTGGGTAAGCGGGTTAAGGTATCATAATGGGCTTGATGCTGGATCTTTTCTTCCGCCAATTTTCTTTGGGTAATGTCCGTAGAAATCCCGCACACGGCATATATCTCTCCCCGGGCATTTTTCAGGGGAAACTTCACCGAGAGAAACACATGGCGTTCATTTTCCTTAAGCACACTTTCTTCCGACTCTACCGACCGGTTAAGGTTAATAGCTTTTAGATCATTACGGCGAAATTGCCGGGCAATGTCAGCAGGAAAAAGATCAAAGTCCGTTTTTCCCTGAATTTCATTTTCACTGACATCAAAACACAATTCATAGGCCCGGTTTATCGACAGATAATGTCCGCTGAGATCTTTGGTGTAAATAACAGAAGAGGTATTATTGAGTAAGTCTCTCTGTCTTTGCTCAGTTTCAAGCAAAGCCTGTTCTGCTTTTTTCCTGCGGGTAACGTCTAAAATAATCGAATAAAGGAAAGTTTTATCCTCTACCGTGATAGGGCCGGAATATACTTCAACATCCCGGATATCGCCACTTGCCAGGCGATGGCGAAAATTATGAAAAACACGGACTTCTTTTTTGGCTAGCAGCATTTCCTGCTTGACTTCTTGCTCCGTTAAGGTATTCAGATCCGTTATCAACATACCGATAAAGGTTTCTTTATCATAACCATAAAAGCTGAGCGCTGCTTCATTGGCCTCAAGGATCCGTCCTTCACCGGGATCAATAATTAACTTAATCGCCTGATTCTTCTCAAACATTTGGCGATATAATTGCTCATGCTTACTCAAGGATAAGGAGACATTAAGGCGATTATTTGTAGCAACCATTTATCATCCTTTAGGCAAGTATTGGCTTAGCCAAATATGTTATCATGAACTTCACAGAAAAATGGGCTTCTCTTTTTCTAGCAATAATAAGAGTAAAGAAACACTCTCCTTCCCGGCATCAAGTTTAATACGCCGGAAAAAGGTCAAGCAAGCAGTAAGTTTCTAGCAGACGCCACCGGGGAGTAATCACACATACCGATTTTTACGTTAAGCTAGACCGATTAACTGCTCCAGTTTATTCTTATTTCTTCTTGAAAGCGTCAATTGCTCACCCGTTTTAATGATCACGGTGTAATCACCATTATCATTGGGGTACAACTCACTGACACTGCTGCTGCGGATAATAGTAGATCTATGAATACGCAAGAACTCTTTGGGATCGAGTTGTTTTTCTAAAGCAGTCAGAGTTTCCCTGTGCAAATAATGTTTGCCTTCGAGCATATGGACGTCTGCATAATTCCCTGCCCCCGTGATATAGTTGACCTGATCAACATCTATTAACCGGATATGCCCGGGGTCTTTGATCACTAAACGGTTTTTATAGGTTTTTTCCTGGTTGGCCATTAAGTGCCGCATCAGGGAAACCATATCCAGCACTTTATTCTCTTGCTTTGTTTGCAGCTGAATTTTCGCCTTGTTGAAGGCACGAGAAAAGCGCTTTGGCTCAAATGGTTTTAACAAGTAGTCAACGGCATTAAGTTCAAAAGCATCAAGCGCATAACCTTTATGGCTGCTGATAAAAATAACCTGGCATATTTCAGTTAATGCCTGCGCCAGCTCCAACCCGTTTATCCCGGGTATTTCAACATCAAGAAAGATAATATCCACCTGGTATTTCCTGCATCTTTCCAATGCCTGTTGGCCCTCTTTGACACCGGGCAGCATCTCGGCATCCGTCTCATTTTCAAGTAATCGCGCAATTGTCTCATGCACAATGACTTCTCTATCTGCCACTAAGACTTTTAACATTTCCCCCTCCACCTGATAAAGATAAAAAGCCCGCTCCGGGTTAACACATTCAATTTGCTGAGGACATTAATCCACCGCAATTCTCCAGAGCACAATTAAATCTCGCTGCCGGTGGACAACCAGGCAAGAACAAATAAAAGTGACAACTAAAAAATGAAGGGAAAGATTGGCCACCGGGATCAGTGTCAGATAAATACAAGCTGCTACAATCCAAGTCCAAATTATGACAAGGTTCATCGAAAAACCAGCGTTTAACCAACAAATTAACTTGTTATTATCCCCATCGGCAACATAGTCCATAGTCAAAATAACCACCTACTGTTACGGGTAAGTATTCATTTCTCAGACTACATGTAATCGCTATGCAAACAAGTTACATCAAAGGTTAATGAGCACTAAAAAATTCATAGAAAACAAGCTAATTTTTGCCATTGCAGGCAGATGAAATAAGCCTTTTCTATCACCGCCATCTACACCTCGATAACAACCGTTTATCACATAGTCTGTGTCATTAGTGTATTGATTAGTGTTGTTGGCACTCTATAAAGCTAGCTTAACAACAGGTAAAAATAAAATTGTTGTAGCTGTTTTTTATCTCTTTATTTGTCTATAAAACAAAATATTAATGGAGAAAGTCATGTATATAAGCTCCAAAGTTGCCAGAGCCGTTAAGCTTGCCCTGATATTTGGCACAGCTTCTACCGCTCTGTTAACACCCACAAGTCTCTTGGCAGAAGAAGCACAGGCAGAAAAAGAAGTAGAACGAATTGCAGTAACCGGCAGCCGTATCCGCCGTCCGGGCGCGGTCTCTACCAGCCCTATTCTTTCTATGGATTCGGAAGAAATGAGTTACATGCAGGAGCCTGAAGTTGAAAGAATCCTACGGGTTTTACCCGGTACCACACCTGGAGACGGTGCCAATGCCAATAACGGCTCGGCAGGTGCCGCCACCGTCAATTTACGCGGACTAGAACCTGAACGTTCGTTAGTATTAATGAACGGCCGAAGACTCGTACCCTATAACTTTGACGGCCAAGTGGATACAGCCATTATCCCCACGGCTTTGGTTGACAGGGTTGACATGGTCACGGGCGGCGCTTCTGCGGTATACGGCTCGGATGCCATTGCTGGCGCCGTTAACTTTATTATGAAGAATAATTTCGAGGGGGTAGCCCTGGAATATAACTTTGCCGAAACTGAAGAAGGTGACGGCACACGGGATACCATTTCCTTAACTTTGGGTTCCAGCCTGGAAGATGGCCGGGGTAATGTTGCAGTATCGGTAAGCTGGATGAATCGTGATGCAATCTTGCTTGGCGATCGGGATTTGGGGCTGCTCGGCATAAACACCAATACCGGTGCCGGTTATGAACAATTTAAAAGCGGCGAACCTCCGGTAGATCCTATTGCCGGTTGTGGAGGTCCCAACACAGTTGATAATGTCTTAGGCTCTGGCTCAACCACCGCCATTCCCACCCGCTTTGCCATAGTCGGAGCCGGTGCTGCCGCCTCAGGACAATTCAGGGATGACGGCACCATAGGTGCAGAATGTAGCCTCTTTAACTTTAATCCTTTTAATTTCTATCAAACGCCGCAGGAAAGGTATAGCGCTACCGCTATCGCCCATTATGATATCAATGATGATGTCCGTGCCTATACCACGTTTAATTTCAGTAATGTCACTGTAAATGCCCAGGTTGCTCCCTCAGGAACTTTTGGTGCATCCTTTAACTTGCCACTAGCCAATGCCTTTATCGGTGATCAGGCACGCCAATGGATGTTAGACGCGGGTAATACCGCACTAGCAAACGGTTTATTAAGCGACGGCGGCAGTTGGGACGATGTCAACGGTAATGGCGTGGTGGATGAAGCAGACTACCTGACGGTACAACTACGCAGGCGTACCGCAGAATTAGGCGCCCGCACAGAAGCTTTTGAAACCGATCAGTTCCAAGTACTGGCAGGGTTTGAAGGCACCTTATACGAAGACTGGGGTTTTGATATATCCTACCAGTATGGCGAATCTAACCGTGTCACCACCCGGGGAGGTTATACCAATTTGACCAATGTGCAAAATGCATTGGACAGCACAGACGGCATCAACTGTATGGTAGATGACTCCAGCTGTGTCCCCATCAATTTATTTGGCGGTTTCGGCACTATCACACCTGAAATGGCGGCTTATGCCCAGGCCATCGCCATACAAACCCAGAAATATGAGCAAACCGTTGCTCAACTGGTCATCGACGGGCCAATAGAATTCATAGAAGTCCCCGGCGTAGGGGAGCCATTATCCATCAGCATAGGTTTTGAGCACAGACAGGAAACAGGTACCTTAACCCCGGATGAATGTTTAAAACTCGCTCCGGCGAGTTGTCAAGGGGGAGCTGGCGGTAACTTACTGCCAATTTCCGGCGGCTATAAAGCCGATGAAATATTCTTCGAAGGTTTGCTGCCAATCTTCGATGGCGCAGAATATGCTGATACCCTAGATTTTGAATTTGGCTACCGCGCCGCCGATTATGACTCTGTCGGCAATGTCAGTACCTGGAAACTCGGCTTTAGCTGGCGTCCGGTAGATGACTTATTAATACGGGTTATGCAACAGTCCGCCACCAGAGCTCCCAATGTTGGGGAACTATCTTCTCCTGTGGTCACAGGTTTAGACAATGCCCTGCAGGATCCCTGCTCTGTCGCCAATGCTGCCAACATTGATGAAACTCTGAAACAATTATGTATCTCCACCGGCATGACAGAAGCACAAGTTGGTCAGG
It includes:
- a CDS encoding EAL domain-containing protein codes for the protein MVATNNRLNVSLSLSKHEQLYRQMFEKNQAIKLIIDPGEGRILEANEAALSFYGYDKETFIGMLITDLNTLTEQEVKQEMLLAKKEVRVFHNFRHRLASGDIRDVEVYSGPITVEDKTFLYSIILDVTRRKKAEQALLETEQRQRDLLNNTSSVIYTKDLSGHYLSINRAYELCFDVSENEIQGKTDFDLFPADIARQFRRNDLKAINLNRSVESEESVLKENERHVFLSVKFPLKNARGEIYAVCGISTDITQRKLAEEKIQHQAHYDTLTRLPNRFLALERLTHTLNEAQRSGHQVAVLFIDLDDFKKINDSLGHEVGDKVLVEAAGRLQGVIRQVDIVGRLGGDEFIILLGGLSGGVDAKPIVEKVLQQFHRAFYIDGRELILTATAGIAVYPEDGRDSSILLRNADMAMYQAKGLGRNTYSYFNEEMNRDVSRRLELEQEIRGALQRKEFEVVYQVQVNVSSGQITGAEALLRWFNPKLGQVSPVEFIPIAEQTGLIVGIGEFVLTQALSVLANWQQQHECALKMSVNLSPRQFRDTQLVDNIHQALIQAGVAANCLELEITEGVLMSGHSYIKKALSALSGLGIHLSMDDFGTGYSSLNYLRHYPFDVLKIDRSFVQGITTESTDRELVNAAIAMAHSLNLTVVAEGVETPAQLQLLKSLNCDFAQGYLLGKPCRSTRLLALELMP
- a CDS encoding LytR/AlgR family response regulator transcription factor, which translates into the protein MLKVLVADREVIVHETIARLLENETDAEMLPGVKEGQQALERCRKYQVDIIFLDVEIPGINGLELAQALTEICQVIFISSHKGYALDAFELNAVDYLLKPFEPKRFSRAFNKAKIQLQTKQENKVLDMVSLMRHLMANQEKTYKNRLVIKDPGHIRLIDVDQVNYITGAGNYADVHMLEGKHYLHRETLTALEKQLDPKEFLRIHRSTIIRSSSVSELYPNDNGDYTVIIKTGEQLTLSRRNKNKLEQLIGLA
- a CDS encoding TonB-dependent receptor domain-containing protein, which encodes MYISSKVARAVKLALIFGTASTALLTPTSLLAEEAQAEKEVERIAVTGSRIRRPGAVSTSPILSMDSEEMSYMQEPEVERILRVLPGTTPGDGANANNGSAGAATVNLRGLEPERSLVLMNGRRLVPYNFDGQVDTAIIPTALVDRVDMVTGGASAVYGSDAIAGAVNFIMKNNFEGVALEYNFAETEEGDGTRDTISLTLGSSLEDGRGNVAVSVSWMNRDAILLGDRDLGLLGINTNTGAGYEQFKSGEPPVDPIAGCGGPNTVDNVLGSGSTTAIPTRFAIVGAGAAASGQFRDDGTIGAECSLFNFNPFNFYQTPQERYSATAIAHYDINDDVRAYTTFNFSNVTVNAQVAPSGTFGASFNLPLANAFIGDQARQWMLDAGNTALANGLLSDGGSWDDVNGNGVVDEADYLTVQLRRRTAELGARTEAFETDQFQVLAGFEGTLYEDWGFDISYQYGESNRVTTRGGYTNLTNVQNALDSTDGINCMVDDSSCVPINLFGGFGTITPEMAAYAQAIAIQTQKYEQTVAQLVIDGPIEFIEVPGVGEPLSISIGFEHRQETGTLTPDECLKLAPASCQGGAGGNLLPISGGYKADEIFFEGLLPIFDGAEYADTLDFEFGYRAADYDSVGNVSTWKLGFSWRPVDDLLIRVMQQSATRAPNVGELSSPVVTGLDNALQDPCSVANAANIDETLKQLCISTGMTEAQVGQVQDVISGQLNSIDGSDPENLPTEEEADTFTAGFVWSSDFLDDFTLTVDYYDIDIDDVITEFTAQEVLDACYVNGLASECAKINRIGGDLTVAGSGVELFTTNLKNQQVEGLEISVNFNVKLGDMGDLALSANINKYLTHEKQSSDVHPVIDCNGYFGTSCDPVSELRWIQRTTWSYEDFTVSLMWRHMSSIEVEPFQYAAATDPITGPGYFDAFRKIDSYDYVDLFASYHYGDHMKFTFGVDNLFEEDPPVVGGEAGSTQYNSGNTFPSNYDVLGRLYKVGVKFEF